Within Paralichthys olivaceus isolate ysfri-2021 chromosome 19, ASM2471397v2, whole genome shotgun sequence, the genomic segment GCCCCACTAATCTTCTGTCAAACACAGCGTACACAGACTTTTATCAATGGCTCCGCAGCTGCTGTTTCCAAAGGTAATTCATTCATCACCAACCACTGATGTGAACACACATTTCCACAACAGACTGCTGCTACGCCACCACTGTATTtccaacaacagcagcatccCGTGACTCCCtctgatttcttttaaatggaCAGGACGCAGGAAATATGGTCGGTCTAATGTGAGCCACACAGCACCACATGAGCGGGCATCATGTAATGACACATTGAAGCTGTCTCCAACTATAAAAGCATGATCACAGCCACTGAAGGACACCGCTCCTCGTGCCCACTTCTTCTTTTGCTGCTGCACTTGAAGTAGTACAAAGAAGGTTTCAAATTTCGCAAAGCATGATTTTCACTGGGCTGAGAGGGCTACCATCCCCCCATGACTGCAAACCCAAGCTGGCTGAAATAGACCCCAGCCCCTatatcctcctctctctcttctgaaGCAAGTCAATGCATCCttagtgaggaaaaaaaaaatgaaaccacCTATTGCCTATGTCAACCCAACTACAACCTCAAACTCTAGAATGCACTAAAGGATAAATGCATTGGATGTAATAAATGACATGTGGctttttttaatgcaatttCAGAGACATTGCAAATATTTGCTCTCCGGTTTCTCACCAACacgatgccccccccccccctcagtctGCATAAGTCAagacgctgctgcagctcatgcagatgtgcagctctgcagtttATCGACACTTAATTAAAAACAGCCACATTACACATGTATTCACTCGTTAATGAACCTTTTAGTGGTGCTCACTTGGTTTGAGCTACTTCAGACTCCTGTAACAACACTGCTGCCACATTAGTCACCTGTGCACAGGGTTAGTCACAGTCAGGCAGTGATGGCCAGGCAGGGTTGAATTACCAGCAGCGTTTATATCGGTCAAGTCAAAGGCTGCCGACATGGTGACTCTGGTTTAATAAGGCTCTTTCTAGCTGATGCTGTATAAGATGCAGTTAGGTTAAGAGGTGACGTTGCTAAAGTCACATttcaagtttaaataaaaatgtgactaAGGGACAAAATGttcgtttttttaattttcttttttacctgaTATGTTTGTTAAAAATTATTCCTCTTTACTGTCCGTCCAtcctcactgagctgcagagcaTGCCCCCGTATCCAAGGCTTTAAATCCCCGGCTCGGCTCCATGTTTGTTCGGGTCTCTGACATCAGATGAAGTCCTGCTGCTGGAAGAGGAGAGCGACCCGGGGACTCTGTGTTTCCGAAGGGACGCTCCGGAGAAACGCGGGTGGAATCCGGCGTTAAATCCGCTCCAGCGATGCCAAGAGCTGGttaggaagaaaaaagaaaaccgcGTGAAATTCACCCATGTGCGACGCACACGCTCTTTTCGACGTGAAGTACGTGAAGTGATGTTAATTCTCGGGGAAATGTCCCCATTGTTTTCAGTGATAATGGTACGTACCACTCTATTGTTGGGGGcgcgagaggagaggagcgtcCCGAGCAACTGACACGCGCTCGTGGGTTCCTCGTGGGGACGTGCGCGCTCGCTGTATTGGCTCGTTACCTGAAACCGTCGTCCAATCGATCAAAGGACCTTCGATTCGATCATATCGATCAAAATGAATCGATACGGTTATAGCACATTTACTACACCACaaatcactggaacattttttttttacatcggTCCTTATTAGCTCGTGATTCGAGAAACTGTACTTATTCActattaaacatatttaaagataCCATACGTTCACACTTGGTTCATGTCTCCATGATATTTATCTACTATTACATGTGTCTGCTAATCTTATTCtactgttgttaacaaaatGCCAcaataaagggggggggggggggggggggggggaaacagtacagtattttgagtttctttattacattacatatgttaaattttcatttaattatgtCTCCACACTTGTCTCTAGTTCATAGTTTGTCCTCTCTTGTATTTAGTCTCGTTTACAGGCTTATTCTTTGTTCTATTATATTTAGTACTTTGTCGTGTATCATTTACTTAAGGAGTATGTACAGTTTTAAGTAAAtgtcatgtttattacattatattttaaactattttgttttattgctactTCACTCTATGTGCAATGCCCTTACTATGCTGTTGTAACACGATAATTTCCCAATTTGGGATCAGTAAagatcatctatctatctatctatctatctatctataacctaatgttgctgttgtaaGGTCAACAAAATTCCACtcaaataaaatagaaacaaagtaaatagattatattttgtaatttataatttGGGCCTAATACGGTTGTTTAGCCAAATCGTTTgaattcaatattattttcttcattttatttttttaacccaTAACGGAAGTCCCGCCTTTCCGCTTCCGTCGAATTCACAACATCCAACATGTCTGCCGCCATAACTTCCCTCGTTTCGTACGGCAGCGATTCGGACTCTGAGAATGAGTCGGAATCAAAAACCGATGCTGGGAAAGTTGACCCAGTCAACCCGGACGCCACGGCTCATCTCAAGCCTCTTCAGTCGGAACCCACCATGACTTTGGCTCTTCTCAATTCCGCTCCGGAGGTCGCCGTGAAGGTAAGCTAACGtagctagctaacgttagctaacaTTATAGTGAAATAGTTAACTCTTGGTCGCATTTTGCTTGAATATTGTAAGCGTACTTTTTCAGTGAGTCAGATAAATACCTGAGTATTGATTTACCGAGTTGCGATATAAGTTGTAAATCAAATCTAAGTTGTAGCGGGAAACAACAGAGCTTGGAGCTAGTGAGGATGTTGTGTGTTAGCATGTAAATCGATATCAAAGAATACGTTGCTCATCGTTTGGGAAGAATAACAGTATATTATCAACACTGCCTCTGTGATGAGTTTTTGCTCTTCCATTCAACACCGATCAATCTGATACTGCTTTTAAATCACAAAGTTTACTGATAGCATTTCTTCTTGTCAGGAGTGTGTGGAGACTGGCATACATCTGGACCCTTCGCTGAAAGAAGTCACCTACAACCCGACATATGAAACCATGTTTGCACCAGAGGTAATGTATTGCTGAGCTCAACCAAATAACAGAGACATTAGCTGCGGTATTAAGATATGAGGTGTAATGATTACACAGAATGCATGTTGTATCTTATTGGTTTGAATACATGATAAGAGATGTTCAGATGCAATTTCTTTCCTTTGTGATACTGACTCCGATATCTGAACTTTAAATATCTAATAGCTATCAACTATCATCCCTGTATGAACATGTTAGTATACATCAGTGTTGCATAACTTGGCTCAGGTTAAACCATTCTAAAAGCAAATGCATACATAGAATGAATTGTTGGTGTTGTAATTAGCAACACTAGAGCCACCCCTCAAAGTCCTGCATATGGTATGTGTCATCATTTTACTCGTGAGACTTTACAGCAGGAAATATCTAAACAGTACTTGCAAGTGGTATTACAAGGCTAGTGCTGTTAAAGAGCAAGAAGTGATTTTTGGGAAAAGAAATgtgcagttttattattattattattatatgcaTAGATTTGCGTACTTGTTGATGTCTTCAAATTGTTTTAGTACTGAAGTATTAGCtcaatgttgtgcttttatattttgtgcATATATGAACCAGCGCTAATAAGATTATTTGTGGCTGTTATTACATTTCATTCCCACCTATGTCCTTCAGTATCTCTAttgcttttctttcattaattgttttgctgttgttttgccACAATTTCCCATTGGGTCTAATTAAGAGCTCTATCTGTTTTGATAATTATTAATCCATTTAATTACTTTTACATAGATCAGTAAGTCAATTGTTTAGTTTTGAATCAAACAGAAGGTCCTTGAAAGTTATGGTTCCAAAAAAGTTTagcacaatatatatttttttgaattgTTTCTCATAGTTTGGACCGATGAATCCGTTCAAAAGTCAGCAGATGGCTGCCCCCAGGAACATGTTGTCTGGCTTTGCAGAACCTGCTCACCTCAACGACTTCATGTTTGAACAGCAAAGGAGGACATTCTCCACCTTTGGTAAGAAGCCCATCTCCGACCTCTGTCATTGGTTTAATTGATGTGATTGATATATGGACCCTCTTTGAATTTTAATGAACTTTTTATAACTCTCTCCACTTTGCTAATAGGTTATGCTCTAGATCCCTCTGTTGACACACACCATGTATCCACAAGTAGCTACATTGGTGCAGTAGATGATGCTGAGAAAAATAAAGGTAATGATTAAAAGCAATTTGTTCATCTGGCTCCATAATTAAAACTatattttgaattaaatatttttaaaggaACATCgtaattataatttattttgctCTTTCTGAAGGGCTAACTGTGTTTGAGAGTGGACATAAAAAatcagagaaaaggaaaaaggtcaaaggtggagaagcaggagagaTTGACAACTTCCTTGGACCCTGGGCAAAATATGCTGATGAGAAGGATTTGGCCAAACCATCAGAGGTATTTTTATACCTATATATTGTTGCTGAGACTGATCCTTTTCACACAATCAAGTTCTTCCCTTTGCTCCAAGGTCATACACATGCactttaattttataattttttgtgTTTGGATCCAAGAACGTAAATGATTGTTTGTAACCTTGGTtatgatacattttattttacaggaagagaagaaagagctgGATGAAATCTTggcaaagagacagaagaagggAAAGAATGAGGAAGATGCTCCAGCAGAGGAGAAGACTATTCTCCATGGTACTGTTGCCCTCTTTAATTTAGACATTTAAGTGGCTATGGTACTCAGTGAAATGATCCAGTATCCAATCTATTTATGTTAAATTGGAAATCCtattttgttttgtgatttaAGTATAAACAGAGCAAAAATTGAATTGTTTTCAACCACTTCATCTCATCTTTAATTATGACACagtgttaaaatgttttgtcttcttttGTTCTTCCTACAGTTAAAGACATGTACGATTACCAGGGCAGGTCCTACCTCCACATTCCACAGGATGTGGGCATCAACCTGCGTTCTGCAGAAGTTCCAGACAAGTGTTATCTGCCTAAGAAACAGATTCATGTCTGGTCTGGGCACACCAAGGTCAGGCCCagtcatttgtttgtctttgtgaatgTTCCAATATCTACCAGTTATAAAATCTTGCAGCTGTAAATATTCTCTACACAGGCATTGCTGATAAGCTCCAATACTAATAGTTCTAATAGCTCTAATGATTTTGACATGCAAAATAAGAATTGTGCCACATCGGTGTCTATGAGAGGAAATTCTAATATGcagttcttttgtttttccatgtcCATAAAAACCTGGGTACTTCTGAATAAAATGATACGCACAGATTGTCGcagacatatcagatattaatcAGTCTCATTCAAAACACTGTCttatatttcaaatttaaaggcaaactctggggtATTCCAAGAAAGATCTGATTTATGTCTCTGATCTGCCAGTGTGcttcagggagagagaaatcacTCAAGTTTTAAATTGGCTCCTATCAGCTTCATGCAGGAAGCTACAGCCCTCAGCGtttaatttgaaatacaaaGAGTTTGAAAGGCTAAGTGGAAATGCTGATGTTGAGATAGTATGGATCCCGCCCATCCAGTGTCAACAAGTTTTGTGTGGTATTTTTTGAGAAAGTTTTGCTACTTGAAGAGTCATCATCATTTTTGTGACTATTACAGAGGCAGAGTGGTCGGTAAACACTCTCTATATGCCCTGGTTTCATTACGACTCAGTCGATGTCTCTCTTTCAAACTGCTTTAATAGCAGTTGTCTGGGCCATGTCCAAATAATGTTAATAGTGTAAACATACACAGGATTTTAAGTAGAAAACTGAGCTGAATTTCTGCTCTGTGTGCAAACAATATTTTGTGCtaaattcatttttgaaaatgttcagtCATGTGGTTGCAGGGCTGATGGGGTCAGTGCCTGTAGTTGTGACTAGCATACTCATGATAAAGAGACTTGTATGATTAAATCTCCGAATATATTCTATTTCCCAGGGAGTCAGTGCGATCCGACTATTTCCCAGCTCTGGCCAtcttctgctctcctcctccatggaCTGTAAGATCAAGGTAAATTCTGTCATTTCAAAAACTCCACAGAAGCGTatgaatatatatgtaataCGTGTGTTTTGATATGGCTGATAACAATGTCAGTATATAAGCTGTAACGTTTTCTCACATTGTGCGTTTTTTGAAAAAGATTAAAAGCTAATATCTACAATCACCTTGATCTATTGTAATCTACAAACTACATTGTAGAAAACAGCTTGTGGTGGTGCTTTGTAGAGTCTGCAATtgatcaaattaaatataaaaacaaagccCTTTTGGTTGGCTAGCTTGCACTTGCTCTGGTGacaacaatgaatgaatgaatgtgttggGCACAGTGTTGTCGAATCTATTTTCAGTTTCACCATCTTCTCTCCACAGCTGTGGGAAGTGTACGGGGAGAGGAGGTGTATACGGACGTTTATTGGTGAGTAAGCAAAGATCTCCTGTTATAATTCTATTTTTGGTAAATAGCTGAATAAAATGGTGACATTCTACTGTGAAGGCAAAGTATAATCTTTTATATACAACAGCACATGATTAGCAAACATGAAATCTGCTGGAGGTGTTGAAAGCAAACTGCCTTTTGGGAAATGCAAAGCAGCTACAGACTGAGCTCAGCATTACTTTAATGCTAATGATATGTCTGATGACCGTTGACAGAAAGcgtaggattttttttcttgtgggGTCTGGGGTGTTTCGGCTAATGCATGCAGGTCACCCTTACACTCTTCAAGAGACAGCACCCTGTCAGAATAGAGATTGTTTGCAGCCATGGTTCTGCTTGTCAGCTCCTTCACAGAATATGCATAATTCAGCAGCCCAGAGGCCGAGGGGAACGAGGGGCAGGGGAGAGCACAAGACACAGAGGGGAACCGGTGTACAGGAAGAGAGAAAGCGATTTAGGCGTGAATAGCCTGACTCGAGatgcttgtgttgttgtgtgtaggGGAAGCGGCAGAGATGCAGCTGATGATGTTAATACGTTTTTCCGTCAGAGATGCATTAGAAGTGCAAAGATACGTTATGGAGAACACACTGTTCTGTGCTTGTCTCTGCTCTGAGGATGTTATTTTCGTCCGCGtatgtttgttagcaggatttcacaaaaactatGTGATGGATTAACtgaaaacttggtggaaagatgggtCACTTCATATTGGTGTAGATCCTGATCAAGGGGTGGATGTGATGTTTTTTGAATGTACTATTTTCGTTAAATTTTGAATAATTAAATCCacgaatcttgatgaaaacaggaCAGATATTTTGATAGATATGTTTTCAAGGTGGACTGTtggtccttggcagaggtatgtactTAGCtgagtgccattttagttttatttcatttatttggaggatttttaatattttaccaGAAAATATGCTTTAATTTCCTTAATTTAATTCACCTCTAGTAAA encodes:
- the cdc40 gene encoding pre-mRNA-processing factor 17 is translated as MSAAITSLVSYGSDSDSENESESKTDAGKVDPVNPDATAHLKPLQSEPTMTLALLNSAPEVAVKECVETGIHLDPSLKEVTYNPTYETMFAPEFGPMNPFKSQQMAAPRNMLSGFAEPAHLNDFMFEQQRRTFSTFGYALDPSVDTHHVSTSSYIGAVDDAEKNKGLTVFESGHKKSEKRKKVKGGEAGEIDNFLGPWAKYADEKDLAKPSEEEKKELDEILAKRQKKGKNEEDAPAEEKTILHVKDMYDYQGRSYLHIPQDVGINLRSAEVPDKCYLPKKQIHVWSGHTKGVSAIRLFPSSGHLLLSSSMDCKIKLWEVYGERRCIRTFIGHSKAVRDICFNNSGTQFLSAAYDRYLKLWDTETGQCIAPFTNRKVPYCVKFNPDEEKQNLFVAGMSDKKIVQWDIRTKEVVQEYDRHLGAVNTITFVDENRRFVSTSDDKSLRVWEWDIPVDFKYIAEPSMHSMPAVTLSPNGKWLACQSMDNQILIFGAQNRFRLNKKKVFKGHMVAGYACQVDFSPDMSYVVSGDADGKLNIWDWKTTKLYHRIKAHDKVCISALWHPHETSKVITCGWDGQIKLWD